In the Klebsiella aerogenes KCTC 2190 genome, one interval contains:
- the betB gene encoding betaine-aldehyde dehydrogenase, protein MSRMAEQQLYIHGKFVAATSGKTFETINPATGEVLATVQAAGREDVDRAVKSAQQGQKVWAVMSAMARSRILRKAVDILRERNDELARLETLDTGKPLSETAAVDIVTGADVLEYYAGLIPALEGSQIPLRDSSFVYTRREPLGVVAGIGAWNYPIQIALWKSAPALAAGNAMIFKPSEVTPLTALKLAEIYREAGLPDGVFNVLPGIGAETGQYLTEHPDIAKISFTGGVASGKKVMANSAASSLKEVTMELGGKSPLIIAEDANLDLAADIAMMANFYSSGQVCTNGTRVFVPAKFKAEFEHKILERVGRIRAGDLFADDTNFGPLVSFPHRQNVLRYIESGKSEGARLLCGGDVLKGEGFDNGAWVAPTVFTDCTDDMTIVREEIFGPVMSILSYDDEAEVIRRANATEYGLAAGVVTPDLNRAHRIIHQLEAGICWINSWGESPAEMPVGGYKHSGIGRENGVMTLQSYTQVKSIQVEMGQFQSIF, encoded by the coding sequence ATGTCCCGAATGGCCGAACAGCAGCTTTATATTCACGGCAAGTTTGTCGCCGCCACCAGCGGTAAAACTTTCGAGACCATCAACCCTGCCACTGGGGAAGTGCTGGCAACCGTCCAGGCCGCCGGGCGTGAAGACGTCGACCGCGCGGTAAAAAGCGCCCAACAGGGGCAAAAAGTGTGGGCGGTGATGAGCGCGATGGCGCGCTCGCGGATCCTGCGTAAAGCGGTTGATATTCTGCGCGAACGTAACGATGAGCTGGCGCGTCTGGAGACGCTTGATACCGGCAAACCGCTGAGCGAAACCGCCGCCGTCGATATCGTGACCGGCGCCGATGTACTGGAGTACTACGCCGGATTGATCCCGGCGCTGGAAGGCAGCCAGATCCCGCTGCGCGACAGTTCTTTTGTCTACACCCGCCGTGAACCGCTTGGCGTGGTCGCCGGCATCGGCGCCTGGAACTACCCGATCCAGATAGCGCTGTGGAAATCGGCCCCGGCGCTGGCCGCCGGTAACGCGATGATCTTTAAACCAAGCGAAGTCACTCCGCTCACCGCGCTGAAGCTGGCGGAAATCTACCGCGAAGCGGGTCTGCCGGATGGGGTCTTCAACGTCCTGCCGGGGATCGGCGCCGAAACCGGCCAGTACCTGACCGAGCATCCGGACATCGCCAAAATCTCCTTCACCGGCGGTGTCGCCAGCGGCAAAAAAGTCATGGCCAACTCCGCCGCCTCTTCTTTAAAAGAGGTGACCATGGAGCTGGGCGGTAAATCACCGCTGATTATCGCGGAAGATGCCAACCTCGACCTCGCCGCCGATATCGCCATGATGGCCAATTTCTACAGCTCCGGTCAGGTCTGCACCAACGGCACCCGCGTGTTTGTGCCCGCGAAATTTAAAGCCGAATTTGAGCACAAGATCCTGGAGCGCGTGGGCCGTATCCGCGCCGGAGACCTGTTTGCCGACGATACCAACTTCGGCCCGCTGGTCAGCTTCCCGCATCGCCAGAATGTCCTGCGCTATATCGAGAGCGGCAAAAGCGAAGGCGCTCGCCTGCTGTGCGGCGGCGATGTGCTCAAAGGCGAAGGCTTCGATAATGGCGCATGGGTCGCTCCGACGGTCTTCACCGACTGCACCGACGACATGACTATCGTGCGCGAAGAGATCTTCGGGCCGGTGATGTCGATTCTCAGCTATGACGACGAAGCGGAAGTGATTCGCCGCGCCAACGCCACCGAGTACGGCCTTGCCGCTGGCGTCGTCACGCCGGATCTGAACCGCGCTCACCGCATCATCCACCAGCTGGAAGCAGGCATTTGCTGGATCAACAGCTGGGGCGAATCGCCGGCGGAAATGCCGGTCGGCGGCTATAAGCACTCCGGCATTGGCCGAGAAAATGGCGTGATGACGCTACAGAGCTATACCCAAGTGAAATCCATCCAGGTTGAGATGGGTCAGTTTCAATCCATATTTTAA
- the betI gene encoding transcriptional regulator BetI, protein MPKLGMQSIRQRQLIDATLAAINEVGMHDATIAQIARRAGVSTGIISHYFKDKNGLLEATMRDITGQLRHAVLQRLRALPGASAERRLRAIVAGNFDDSQISGAAMKAWLAFWASSMHQPMLYRLQQVSSKRLLSNIVYEFQRQLPREQAQEAGYGLAALIDGLWLRAALSGKPLDKTRAETLADHFISQYLPPTSQ, encoded by the coding sequence ATGCCAAAACTGGGGATGCAATCGATACGTCAGCGGCAGCTGATCGACGCCACGCTGGCGGCGATTAATGAGGTCGGCATGCATGACGCCACCATCGCGCAGATCGCCCGCCGGGCGGGCGTATCGACGGGCATCATCAGCCACTATTTCAAGGATAAAAACGGACTGCTGGAAGCGACGATGCGCGACATCACCGGCCAGCTACGCCATGCGGTGTTACAGCGGCTGCGGGCGCTACCCGGCGCCAGCGCTGAACGGCGTCTGCGGGCCATCGTCGCCGGCAATTTCGATGACAGCCAGATAAGCGGCGCGGCGATGAAGGCCTGGCTCGCCTTCTGGGCCAGCAGTATGCATCAGCCGATGCTCTATCGCCTGCAGCAGGTCAGTAGTAAGCGTTTGTTGTCGAACATCGTGTATGAGTTTCAGCGTCAGCTACCCCGCGAGCAGGCGCAGGAAGCAGGTTACGGTCTGGCGGCGCTGATCGACGGCCTGTGGCTGCGGGCGGCGTTAAGCGGTAAACCGCTCGACAAAACGCGTGCCGAAACCCTCGCCGACCATTTCATCAGTCAGTATCTGCCACCGACTTCGCAATAA
- the betT gene encoding choline BCCT transporter BetT — MTDLSPSREKDKINPVVFYTSAGLILLFSLMTIFFSDFSAAWIGRTLNWVSKTFGWYYLLAATLYIVFVVCIACSRFGSVKLGPEHSKPEFSVLSWAAMLFAAGIGIDLMFFSVAEPVTQYMQPPEGAGQTMEAARQAMVWTLFHYGLTGWSMYALMGMALGYFSYRYNLPLTIRSALYPIFGKKINGPIGHSVDIAAVIGTIFGIATTLGIGVVQLNYGLSVLFHIPDSLGAKAALIVLSVIIATISVTSGVDKGIRILSELNVVLALGLILFILFMGDTEFLLNALVLNVGDYVNRFMGMTLNSFAFDRPVEWMNNWTLFFWAWWVAWSPFVGLFLARISRGRTIRQFVVGTLIIPFTFTLLWLSVFGNSALYEIIHGNADFAAEAIAHPERGFYNLLAQYPAFTFSASVATITGLLFYVTSADSGALVLGNFTSKLKDINSDAPNWLRIFWSVVIGLLTLGMLMTNGISALQNATVIMGLPFSFVIFFVMAGLYKSLKVEDYRRESANRDTAPRPLGVQDRLSWKKRLSRLMNYPGTRYTRQMMETVCFPAMEEVAQELKLRGAYVELKSLPPEEGDNLGHLDLLVHMGDEQNFVYQIWPQQYSIPGFTYRARSGKSTYYRLETFLLEGSQGNDLMDYSKEQVITDILDQYERHLNFIHLHREAPGNSVTFPGM, encoded by the coding sequence ATGACAGACCTTTCGCCGAGCAGAGAAAAGGACAAAATCAATCCGGTGGTTTTTTACACTTCCGCAGGACTGATTTTGTTGTTTTCCCTGATGACTATCTTCTTCAGCGATTTTTCCGCGGCCTGGATTGGCCGTACCCTGAACTGGGTTTCTAAGACATTTGGCTGGTATTATTTACTCGCCGCCACGCTGTATATCGTGTTCGTCGTCTGTATTGCCTGTTCGCGCTTTGGCTCGGTGAAGCTGGGGCCGGAACACTCGAAGCCGGAGTTCAGCGTGCTGAGCTGGGCGGCGATGCTGTTTGCCGCCGGTATCGGCATCGACCTGATGTTCTTCTCGGTCGCCGAACCGGTCACGCAGTATATGCAGCCGCCGGAAGGGGCGGGGCAGACCATGGAAGCGGCGCGCCAGGCGATGGTGTGGACGCTATTCCACTACGGCCTCACCGGCTGGTCGATGTACGCCCTGATGGGAATGGCGCTGGGATACTTTAGCTATCGTTATAATTTGCCGCTCACCATCCGCTCCGCGCTCTATCCTATCTTCGGGAAAAAGATTAATGGCCCCATCGGCCACAGCGTCGATATCGCCGCGGTGATCGGTACGATTTTCGGCATCGCCACTACCCTCGGTATCGGCGTGGTGCAGCTCAATTACGGTCTGAGCGTGCTGTTCCATATTCCTGATTCCCTGGGAGCAAAGGCGGCGCTGATTGTATTGTCGGTGATTATCGCCACCATTTCGGTGACCTCCGGCGTGGATAAGGGCATTCGTATTCTTTCCGAGCTCAACGTGGTGCTGGCGCTGGGGCTGATCTTATTCATTCTGTTTATGGGCGATACCGAGTTCCTGCTCAATGCGCTGGTATTGAACGTCGGGGATTACGTCAATCGCTTTATGGGAATGACGCTAAACAGCTTCGCCTTCGACCGCCCGGTTGAATGGATGAATAACTGGACGTTATTCTTCTGGGCCTGGTGGGTGGCGTGGTCACCGTTCGTCGGCCTGTTCCTGGCGCGTATTTCGCGTGGGCGTACCATTCGTCAGTTTGTGGTCGGTACGCTGATTATTCCGTTCACCTTCACCCTGCTGTGGCTGTCGGTATTCGGCAATAGCGCGTTATATGAAATTATTCATGGCAATGCAGATTTTGCCGCCGAGGCCATCGCTCACCCGGAGCGCGGTTTCTATAACCTGCTGGCGCAGTATCCGGCGTTTACCTTTAGCGCCTCGGTCGCCACCATTACCGGCCTGCTGTTTTACGTCACCTCAGCGGACTCCGGCGCGCTGGTGCTCGGCAACTTCACTTCGAAGCTGAAGGATATTAATAGCGATGCGCCGAACTGGCTGCGCATCTTCTGGTCGGTGGTGATTGGCCTGTTGACCCTCGGTATGCTGATGACTAACGGCATCTCCGCGCTACAGAACGCGACGGTGATCATGGGGCTACCGTTCAGCTTTGTGATTTTCTTCGTGATGGCGGGGTTATATAAGTCATTGAAGGTGGAAGATTATCGCCGCGAAAGCGCCAATCGCGACACTGCGCCGCGCCCGCTGGGCGTGCAGGATCGTCTGAGCTGGAAAAAGCGCTTGTCACGCTTAATGAACTATCCCGGCACGCGCTATACCCGCCAGATGATGGAGACGGTGTGCTTCCCGGCGATGGAAGAGGTGGCGCAGGAGCTGAAGCTGCGCGGCGCTTACGTTGAGCTGAAAAGCCTGCCGCCGGAAGAGGGCGATAACCTTGGTCACCTCGATCTGCTGGTGCATATGGGCGACGAACAAAACTTCGTCTACCAGATTTGGCCGCAGCAGTACTCGATTCCTGGTTTTACCTACCGGGCGCGCAGCGGCAAGTCGACCTACTACCGTCTTGAGACTTTCCTGCTGGAGGGGAGCCAGGGCAATGACCTGATGGATTACAGCAAAGAGCAGGTGATCACCGATATTCTCGACCAGTACGAGCGACACCTGAACTTTATTCATCTACACAGGGAAGCGCCGGGGAATAGCGTCACTTTCCCTGGAATGTAA